In one window of Nicotiana tabacum cultivar K326 chromosome 12, ASM71507v2, whole genome shotgun sequence DNA:
- the LOC107767122 gene encoding putative metal-nicotianamine transporter YSL7, with the protein MVEADNEVLSTEYAFKDKEVPPWEKQITLRAMVTGLILSVVFNFIVCKLNLTTGVIPSLNVAAGLLGFAMIRSWTAVIEKFGKLKQPFTRQENTVIQTCVVASSGIAFSSGTASYMLGMDPFIAAQADAGNTPNNTKKLAIGWMLPYLLVVSFAGLFSIVALRKMMIMKYKLTYPSGTATAYLINCFHTPKGAKLAKKQVGSLFKSFGFSFIFGAVQWIFAREDGCGFGSLPTFGFQAYAKKFYFDFSSTYVGVGMLCPYMVNVSLLIGAIVSWAIMWPMIEAKKGDWYSAQLSAASLHGIQGYRVFIAISMMLGDGLFHFAYMLVVTVLSFRNRKSGLADSSSEESFEDYDKKRQNEYFLKDQIPNWAAIGGYVGIAIISIIVVPIIFHSLKWYHILVAYLIAPILAFCNSYGSGLTDWSLASNYGKIAILTFSYWVGLQNGGVIAGLASCGLMMSILDTAAGLMGDFKTGYLTLTSPRSMFFSQVIGTAMGCVITPLVFWIFNSAYRLGDPEGAYPAPYASMYRGIALLGVEGFGSLPKHCLRLSVWFFVAAIVINLLTQLLKKFETKYGIYRFVPSPMCMAIPFYLGGYFAIDMCVGSLILFIWQMVNKQQAKDFGPALASGLICGESLWGIPASVLALAGVKAPFCMKVRHGGA; encoded by the exons ATGGTGGAGGCAGATAACGAGGTTCTTTCAACAGAATATGCGTTTAAGGACAAAGAGGTACCGCCATGGGAGAAGCAAATAACGTTGAGGGCAATGGTGACTGGCCTGATTCTGAGCGTCGTGTTCAACTTCATTGTCTGCAAACTGAATCTCACGACAGGCGTTATCCCATCTCTTAACGTGGCGGCGGGGCTCTTGGGATTCGCCATGATTAGGTCGTGGACTGCTGTTATTGAGAAGTTTGGGAAATTGAAGCAGCCTTTTACTAGGCAAGAGAATACCGTCATTCAGACCTGCGTTGTTGCTTCTTCTGGCATTGCTTTTAGCA GTGGGACAGCAAGTTATATGTTAGGAATGGATCCATTCATAGCAGCTCAGGCAGATGCAGGAAATACCCCAAATAATACTAAGAAGCTTGCTATTGGTTGGATGCTTCCCTATCTTCTTGTTGTCAGCTTTGCTGGTCTCTTCTCAATTGTCGCACTAAGGAAGATGATGATAATGAAGTACAAGTTGACATATCCAAGTGGAACTGCTACTGCATACCTTATCAACTGTTTCCACACTCCTAAAGGAGCAAAGTTGGCCAAGAAACAAGTTGGTTCCTTATTCAAATCCTTTGGCTTCAGCTTTATATTTGGGGCTGTTCAATGGATATTTGCACGTGAAGATGGCTGCGGATTTGGTAGCTTGCCTACATTTGGTTTCCAAGCCTATGCCAAAAAGTTCTATTTTGATTTTTCCTCAACATATGTTGGAGTTGGTATGCTTTGCCCCTACATGGTTAATGTTTCATTGCTAATTGGTGCCATAGTTTCATGGGCTATCATGTGGCCAATGATTGAAGCAAAGAAAGGTGACTGGTACTCTGCTCAATTATCCGCAGCAAGTCTTCATGGTATCCAAGGATATCGG GTATTTATTGCAATTTCCATGATGCTTGGAGATGGTCTATTCCATTTTGCCTACATGTTGGTGGTCACAGTCTTAAGCTTCAGAAATAGGAAATCAGGACTGGCAGATTCTTCAAGTGAAGAGTCCTTCGAAGACTATGACAAGAAGAGACAAAACGAGTACTTCTTGAAAGACCAGATCCCCAACTGGGCAGCCATTGGCGGATACGTTGGTATTGCAATTATATCTATCATTGTCGTACCAATTATCTTCCACTCACTGAAATGGTATCACATTCTGGTTGCCTATTTAATTGCTCCGATTTTGGCCTTCTGCAACTCTTATGGAAGTGGCCTCACTGATTGGTCCCTGGCCTCAAATTACGGAAAAATTGCAATTCTTACATTTAGTTATTGGGTTGGTTTGCAAAATGGCGGAGTGATTGCTGGTCTCGCTTCTTGTGGTTTGATGATGAGTATACTAGATACAGCTGCTGGCTTAATGGGAGATTTTAAGACTGGTTATTTAACTCTTACATCGCCTCGTTCCATGTTCTTTAGCCAAGTTATTGGAACTGCCATGGGCTGTGTGATAACCCCTCTAGTCTTCTGGATTTTCAACAGTGCCTATCGTTTGGGTGATCCGGAAGGTGCATACCCTGCACCATATGCATCTATGTATCGTGGAATAGCGCTACTTGGCGTTGAAGGTTTTGGAAGTCTCCCCAAGCATTGCCTCAGGCTATCTGTTTGGTTCTTTGTGGCTGCTATTGTGATCAACCTACTGACTCAGCTGCTGAAAAAATTCGAGACCAAGTATGGAATTTATCGATTTGTTCCGAGTCCAATGTGCATGGCTATACCATTTTACCTTGGAGGGTACTTTGCCATTGACATGTGTGTAGGGTCATTGATCCTATTCATTTGGCAAATGGTGAACAAGCAGCAAGCAAAGGATTTTGGACCTGCATTGGCTTCTGGTCTCATATGTGGTGAGTCCTTGTGGGGAATTCCAGCATCTGTTCTTGCTCTGGCTGGTGTGAAAGCTCCATTTTGCATGAAAGTTCGTCACGGTGGTGCTTGA